The sequence TTGGAATCTTTATGGTCATTTTCGTGATCGTATTCTGGAACCGAAAAATGGCGGCTGAAATCGAGCAGCGAAAAGTCGCAGAACTGCGCGCCAAAGCCGCAGAAACGCATTTACAAACACTGGCCGACAACATAGATGGAGTGGTGCTAAAACATATTCAAACAAACCCTCAACAGCCTTTGAATATCCAATTTAGCTTCGTGAGTGCGGGTGTAAGCGATATGTTCGGCTTATCTGTGGATAGCGTAAAAGGTCACCCTCAACGCCTTTTTGACCTGCTGTCAGAGGATGACTTGCCCCTTTTTGAAGCTAGCATGATCGACGCCATTGAATCTGGGCATTGGGAAAGCGAACAGCAAGTGCAGTTAGAGTCTGGTGAAGTGAAATGGGTGAAATTTAATAGCCAGATATCAAATAACAAGGCTATCGAATGGAACACGGTGATTACAGACATTACCCTACTGAAAAAACAACAACAGGCTTTAGATAATGCGCGCCAAAAAGCAGAAAGTGCCACCGCGGCTAAGTCGCAATTCCTAGCTACTATCAGCCATGAGGTTCGTACCCCAATCAGCGGGATCTTAGGGTTGCTGGAGTTAATGCAAGAACATCAATTAAGCGAAGAGTTATTAAACCTACATGGTGGATTGAATCAGTCTGCCCGTAACCTACTACACATCGTTAATGACGTACTCGATTACTCCAAGATTGAAGCAGGTAAACTAGAGCTTAATCCAACCGAAATTGAATTAGGTAAAGTACTCGCGCGTATCGTGCAACCGCAATCCATTCACGCACAGCAAAAAGGCTTGGCCTTCCACTATTGGCAAGACCCAAACCTCGCTCAATGGTTGTTCGCAGACGACATACGACTCCATCAGATTCTGAATAACTTCCTCAATAATGCCATTAAGTTCACCGAACATGGCACTATTTCATTGCATGTCGATGTGATTGAGAAAAACGAGCATCAGCAGAAAATTAGCCTCACCGTCTCAGACACAGGGATTGGTATCCCAAAAGACAGACAACAAAGCTTGTTTCAGCCTTTTGAACAAGCTGACAAAACCACCAGCCGCCGTTTCGGTGGTACAGGGCTTGGACTGTCTATCGCTTTGAAGTTGATTGAACAAATGGATGGCACCATAGAGCTGTCGAGTGAAGAAGGAAAAGGCAGCCACTTTACGGTTACCGTTACCCTCCCAACTTGTACTCCTGAACATGCGGTTAGCAACGCTTTAGCTCTATCACAAACACTGATTTGTACTTCGGAGGCTGAGAATCCTATTGAGCTAGATATGAGCAATCACTCACAAGAGGTGTATGTGATTGGTTACGTTCTTCAACAAGAAGAGCTGTGTCGATATTTGAAACACTTCAGCCTTGAACCCAAGGTTCTGCATATTAACCAGAAGCACCTGCTCAAAGAGATGGTCGTTAAGCATCAGCCAAAACACATCTTTGTAGCGATGTCTGTATGGCAACAGTTGGCGATTACCGATGCATGGATTAAACAACATGCGGATTCAACACGATTCACTGTGATCAACCAAAATCCTATGTTATCACCTGAGCCTTTAGGCAACTCTTGGTGCTTGTCGGTCAACCCGTTGTTACCCGACAACCTTATTCACGTTCTAACGAAACCCGTCAGTCACGACAATCTAATCTCGCCATTAGACAACCCAACTAAAACGCCTGTCGCCAAAGAGACTCGTGAGCAAGCTGAGCTCAACGGTAGGCTGATTCTTGTCGCGGAAGATCACCCCATCAACCAACAAGTCATTGCTAAGCAACTTGAGAATATTGGTGTTCACGCCGATATCGTTGATAACGGAGTGCTCGCGCTCAACGCATTAAAAGACAAACGCTATGGCTTGCTGCTCACTGATTGCCACATGCCCGAGATGGACGGTTATACGCTGGCTTCAAGTATTCGTCAGATAGAACAACGCCGAGAAGAGCTTGAGCAAGAGATTCAAAGATTACCTATCGTCGCGCTGACAGCGAATGCCGTACAAGGTGAAGATGCTAACTGTTATGCGCATGGCATGGACGACTTCCTGGTTAAGCCCGTCTCGATTAAACAGATGAAGCTAACCATTGAGAAGTGGTTACCTGCGATAAAAGATTCTGTACCAACGCTTGAAACCGAGGATCCTAATACAGAGCAACTAGATACACAAAATCAGGACATGAACTCCTCATCAGACTCTTCATCAAACTTTGCGTCAACGGAAGAAGAAGCCAATGAATTTTCGATGCTGTTCCAAGACATTGAACACAGCTTTGCGGAAAGTGACAACTTAGCACTGAACGAAGATGTTGGTCCTACTATCCTCCAAGATTCGTTCATTAGTGTGGACAATCAAGTCATCGACTACACAGCACTCTATGATCTATTTGAAGATCACGATGTTGTGATGACCTTACTCGATGAGTTCGCTGCAAGTTTTGTTGAAGATAATGAACAGATAAAAACGCTGTGGACTAATAAGGAATATCAGCAAGTCAAAACCACATCACACCGACTCAAAGGTGCGGCGAGAATGGTGGCCTGTGAGCCGATCGCCTCACCGCTGGCAAACATCGAGACACTCACCAATGACCTCGTGACAGGAGTCATTCGCTTGGAGCAAGTCGAATCAAAAATTGAAGCTTCAATCGAAGAAGTGAATTCGACATTTGACTTATTCATGGACGAAATGAACCAGTTACGGCAGACAAAAGAAAAGGCTTACTCTTATGAGTAAGCCTTAGGCATCATTTGCGTTAATACAGACAGCTCTCGCTGAATTATGCAGCGGGAGCGTTATTCACAAGTACTTCGCGAATAGACTTAAGCGTCG is a genomic window of Vibrio sp. FE10 containing:
- a CDS encoding transporter substrate-binding domain-containing protein; this translates as MQNRASKTKTWCVAFLLSCLSLLMWPLHGFSANTSPDKSENSSNNQVVLRVGLPSYDMVPYSYQHKTPSGNIVSEGLLISMLDQVSANAGFKYQIELYATFSDVLSAFERGELDLLVGVSSTKERQDYMAFSEPMFSIRRAVITQNRKINDLSELATANLALEKGFALNDLLPTLLPDSRITTLNSTQAAFTAIQENSVDAYIGDALALSALLREQPKDSLTLSVLPDLPADHLHFATKKGKHKLLSRINFALQDIKEGSLQSIYNQWLAPSQHSMLLNYGTLSLTQDEKNWLDNNPNIPVGTHSSWYPYDFTDEQQQHSGLSADVLNLVSNVLGVSFESTTYLTPEAAEVAFNRGETMVLTNITPTTDKARYMDFTQAYSFEPWVLLSRSDRLGNFAPSGTEAIAVIENSGGATVLPSLCLTCQAVPYINHVSAFQALQKDEVSFALASLHHAAPLLHQDYVGQFKITGTINEQNSAPLALAVNFRHPMLLSILNKAIGSLPANELERLESKWLTYEYQEGLSPREVAKWSMIIGLGIFMVIFVIVFWNRKMAAEIEQRKVAELRAKAAETHLQTLADNIDGVVLKHIQTNPQQPLNIQFSFVSAGVSDMFGLSVDSVKGHPQRLFDLLSEDDLPLFEASMIDAIESGHWESEQQVQLESGEVKWVKFNSQISNNKAIEWNTVITDITLLKKQQQALDNARQKAESATAAKSQFLATISHEVRTPISGILGLLELMQEHQLSEELLNLHGGLNQSARNLLHIVNDVLDYSKIEAGKLELNPTEIELGKVLARIVQPQSIHAQQKGLAFHYWQDPNLAQWLFADDIRLHQILNNFLNNAIKFTEHGTISLHVDVIEKNEHQQKISLTVSDTGIGIPKDRQQSLFQPFEQADKTTSRRFGGTGLGLSIALKLIEQMDGTIELSSEEGKGSHFTVTVTLPTCTPEHAVSNALALSQTLICTSEAENPIELDMSNHSQEVYVIGYVLQQEELCRYLKHFSLEPKVLHINQKHLLKEMVVKHQPKHIFVAMSVWQQLAITDAWIKQHADSTRFTVINQNPMLSPEPLGNSWCLSVNPLLPDNLIHVLTKPVSHDNLISPLDNPTKTPVAKETREQAELNGRLILVAEDHPINQQVIAKQLENIGVHADIVDNGVLALNALKDKRYGLLLTDCHMPEMDGYTLASSIRQIEQRREELEQEIQRLPIVALTANAVQGEDANCYAHGMDDFLVKPVSIKQMKLTIEKWLPAIKDSVPTLETEDPNTEQLDTQNQDMNSSSDSSSNFASTEEEANEFSMLFQDIEHSFAESDNLALNEDVGPTILQDSFISVDNQVIDYTALYDLFEDHDVVMTLLDEFAASFVEDNEQIKTLWTNKEYQQVKTTSHRLKGAARMVACEPIASPLANIETLTNDLVTGVIRLEQVESKIEASIEEVNSTFDLFMDEMNQLRQTKEKAYSYE